From one Magnolia sinica isolate HGM2019 chromosome 18, MsV1, whole genome shotgun sequence genomic stretch:
- the LOC131233590 gene encoding aluminum-activated malate transporter 12-like, translating to MAENQFPDERGHVQANGCSRLDKLKRFPKRAWEKLWQVGRDDPRRVIHSLKVGTALTLVSLLYLMEPLFKGIGQSAIWAVMTVVVVMEFTAGATLCKGLNRGLGTLCAGSLAFLIEFVANKSGRVFRGVFIGIAVFIIGTGSTYVRFIPFIKKQYDYGVVIFLLTFNLITVSSYRVHNVLHIAHDRFFTIAIGCAICLFMSLLIFPNWSGEEFHKSTVSRIEGLAISIGACVKDYFEEAEDESVRSNASKDPIYQAYRAVLDTKSNDETLALFASWEPRHSIHCHRYPWQQYVKLGAALRHFGYTAIALHGCLESEIQTPRSVRALFRDPCIRVADEVSKVLLQLANGLRNRRHCSPEVLSDRLHKALQDLNSKIKSQPRLFLGSNHIQANNMLAVAAAAAERRHDKDAGVTLSSVKTDSSALLEWRTKRVGDKSFSERKVLRPQLSKIAITSLEFSEALPFAAFASLLVESVVRLELVIEEVEELGKVACFKEYVEQPDREMFVPTRQRMEPNHSNDLVANDV from the exons ATGGCTGAAAACCAATTTCCAGACGAACGCGGCCATGTACAGGCTAATGGGTGTTCTCGATTGGATAAGCTCAAGAGATTTCCGAAACGTGCATGGGAAAAGCTATGGCAAGTTGGCAGGGACGATCCACGACGGGTCATTCATTCACTGAAAGTCGGGACGGCCTTGACATTGGTTTCTTTGTTGTATCTCATGGAGCCATTGTTCAAAGGGATTGGCCAGAGTGCGATTTGGGCTGTCATGACTGTGGTTGTAGTGATGGAATTCACTGCAG GTGCGACTCTGTGCAAGGGATTAAACAGAGGATTAGGAACACTGTGCGCGGGCTCATTGGCGTTCTTGATCGAATTTGTTGCTAATAAGTCAGGACGAGTCTTTCGTGGCGTCTTCATTGGAATTGCAGTTTTTATAATAG GTACTGGATCTACATATGTGAGATTCATCCCCTTCATAAAGAAACAATATGATTATGGTGTTGTAATTTTTCTTCTAACCTTCAACCTGATAACGGTATCTAGTTACCGGGTCCACAATGTTTTGCACATCGCACATGATCGGTTTTTCACCATTGCCATCGGTTGCGCTATCTGCCTTTTCATGAGTCTCTTGATTTTTCCTAATTGGTCCGGCGAGGAATTCCACAAGTCGACTGTGTCTAGGATTGAAGGATTAGCCATTTCCATTGGAG CTTGCGTCAAAGATTATTTCGAAGAGGCAGAGGATGAATCTGTAAGAAGCAATGCGTCCAAGGATCCCATCTATCAGGCTTACAGAGCAGTTCTAGACACCAAATCAAACGATGAGACTTTA GCACTGTTCGCTAGCTGGGAGCCAAGGCATTCGATACACTGCCACCGCTACCCATGGCAACAATATGTGAAATTGGGAGCCGCTCTACGCCATTTTGGATACACCGCCATAGCTCTACATGGCTGCCTAGAATCCGAAATTCAG ACACCACGTTCCGTCCGAGCCCTGTTCAGGGACCCATGCATCCGAGTCGCCGACGAAGTATCGAAGGTACTCCTCCAACTTGCAAATGGCTTGCGGAACCGCCGTCATTGCTCTCCAGAGGTACTTTCCGACCGCCTCCACAAGGCCTTGCAAGACCTCAACTCAAAGATCAAATCCCAACCACGGCTCTTCCTCGGTTCCAACCACATCCAAGCCAACAACATGCTCGCAGTCGCAGCCGCGGCTGCTGAGAGGAGACATGATAAGGACGCGGGAGTCACCCTTTCGTCCGTCAAGACGGATTCATCAGCATTACTCGAGTGGCGGACGAAGAGGGTAGGCGACAAATCATTCTCCGAGCGGAAGGTATTACGACCCCAATTGAGCAAGATCGCGATCACTAGCCTTGAATTCTCGGAAGCGCTCCCGTTCGCCGCATTCGCTTCATTGCTAGTAGAGAGTGTAGTGAGGCTTGAGCTTGTGATTGAAGAAGTAGAAGAGTTAGGGAAGGTTGCTTGCTTCAAGGAGTACGTGGAGCAACCCGACAGAGAAATGTTCGTACCGACTCGCCAGAGGATGGAGCCCAATCATTCCAACGATCTTGTCGCGAACGACGTCTAG